In Mus musculus strain C57BL/6J chromosome 14, GRCm38.p6 C57BL/6J, the following are encoded in one genomic region:
- the Spcs1 gene encoding signal peptidase complex subunit 1, with translation MARGGARGCPCPSETSASGATAEVKRSAGRPCSRYRPPQTLLLNNRLRPFRCRYRSSATMLEHLSSLPTQMDYKGQKLAEQMFQGIILFSAIVGFIYGYVAEQFGWTVYIVMAGFAFSCLLTLPPWPIYRRHPLKWLPVQDLGTEDKKSGDRKIKRHAKNN, from the exons ATGGCGCGGGGCGGGGCCAGGGGTTGTCCGTGCCCCTCGGAGACATCCGCTTCCGGGGCCACGGCCGAAGTGAAACGCTCGGCTGGTCGGCCTTGCTCTCGATATCGACCCCCGCAAACTTTACTCCTTAATAATCGGCTACGTCCGTTTCGTTGTCGGTATCGGTCTTCAGCAACCATGCTGGAACACCTGAGTTCGCTGCCCACCCAGATG GATTACAAGGGGCAGAAACTAGCTGAACAGATGTTTCAGGGGATCATTCTTTTTTCTGCA ATAGTTGGGTTTATCTACGGGTACGTGGCTGAACAGTTTGGGTGGACTGTCTACATAGTTATGGCCGGATTTGCTTTCTCCTGTTTG CTGACACTTCCTCCATGGCCTATCTACCGCCGCCATCCCCTAAAGTGGTTACCTGTTCAAGACTTAGGCACAGAAGACAAGAAATCAGGGGACAGAAAAATTAAGAGGCATGCTAAAAATAACTGA